One Sulfurimonas sp. genomic window carries:
- a CDS encoding ribonuclease HI: protein MYVDIKKPTLFMFTDASVNPQTNIGYGAYLLLGEYELEAPLSKHKIKVKRFENTNSSKLELEAFLWALSMVPTKNSKIIVYTDCQNIITLKDRQERIVKNNYMTKKNTIIKNYELYKKFYDMTNFYDCDFIKVKGHKKTEDKDIADIFFTLVDKASREALRENKSP from the coding sequence ATGTATGTTGATATAAAAAAACCTACGCTCTTTATGTTTACGGATGCAAGCGTAAATCCGCAGACAAATATCGGTTACGGGGCTTATCTGCTCTTAGGCGAGTATGAGTTGGAAGCGCCTCTATCTAAGCATAAGATAAAAGTCAAAAGATTTGAAAATACAAATTCATCTAAACTAGAGTTGGAAGCTTTTTTGTGGGCGCTAAGTATGGTACCGACAAAAAATTCTAAAATCATAGTTTATACGGATTGCCAAAATATTATAACTCTAAAAGATAGGCAAGAGCGAATCGTAAAGAACAACTATATGACTAAAAAAAATACTATTATAAAAAATTATGAACTCTACAAAAAATTTTATGATATGACGAATTTTTATGATTGTGATTTTATCAAGGTAAAGGGTCATAAAAAAACCGAAGATAAAGATATAGCAGATATTTTTTTTACTCTTGTCGACAAAGCATCAAGAGAAGCTCTAAGGGAAAACAAATCGCCTTAA
- the motA gene encoding flagellar motor stator protein MotA — protein MDLTVVLGILGAIASISIGDLMEGGNPVHVVHITSLIIIMPTTLLASMVSTDPEYISGAFKSVGMIFKKSPVDLHARIKQIVELSSLARKNGILSLEKEIAQLDSPFLKQGLSMAVDGNEIDAIVESLELTIEETEHYYHGCAHYWILAGETSPVLGLVGAVLGLILALQKLDNPAEMAKGIAGAFTATVTGIFSAYVLFGPMGAKLKAKAHHIVKEQKLMLEGIIGIANGDNPRSLEAKLLNFLSPAEDKHSQFSK, from the coding sequence GTGGATTTAACAGTTGTTTTAGGAATACTAGGAGCGATAGCCTCTATTTCTATCGGTGACTTAATGGAGGGCGGAAACCCCGTTCATGTCGTCCATATTACCTCGCTAATCATTATTATGCCGACTACTCTGTTGGCATCAATGGTAAGTACCGATCCTGAGTACATCAGCGGTGCATTTAAAAGTGTCGGTATGATTTTTAAAAAATCTCCGGTTGACCTTCACGCTCGAATCAAACAAATCGTAGAACTGTCTTCGCTAGCCAGAAAAAATGGCATACTCTCGCTTGAGAAGGAAATTGCACAACTAGACAGCCCGTTTTTGAAACAAGGTTTAAGCATGGCAGTTGACGGAAATGAGATAGATGCGATTGTTGAGAGTTTAGAACTAACGATTGAAGAGACGGAGCACTATTATCACGGATGCGCGCACTATTGGATTTTAGCAGGGGAGACATCTCCCGTTCTCGGTCTTGTCGGAGCGGTTTTGGGTCTTATTTTGGCACTTCAAAAGCTTGATAATCCTGCAGAAATGGCAAAAGGTATTGCAGGAGCGTTTACTGCTACCGTAACAGGAATTTTCAGTGCGTATGTTTTATTCGGTCCTATGGGAGCAAAGCTAAAAGCGAAAGCTCATCACATAGTAAAAGAGCAAAAACTGATGCTAGAGGGGATAATCGGAATTGCTAACGGCGACAATCCTCGTTCCCTTGAAGCTAAACTGCTAAATTTCCTCTCTCCTGCAGAAGACAAGCATAGTCAATTTAGCAAATAA